A region from the Pirellulales bacterium genome encodes:
- a CDS encoding type II secretion system F family protein — MAGPITLDELIALNDEILALVRAGVPLEQGLADVGHDVRGSLGRISSMLSERMQRGESLPQALSASQEQFPPLYRAIVEAGIRSGRLAAALEEMSGSVRRLAALRRLVVLAMVYPLLVFFICYGLFLYFALKVAPTLLSAAPMPHPPAIVRAISHVRDGIEWWGPILPTIVLTAAILWFYRSRRALVLEAGGAARFFAWVPSFRRLLLESRTAGFADTLALLVDHQVPLTEAVVLSAKCSGDARLILAAKQLAADVADGIVAGAGAPSGADRGANPIDIPPLLRWLIATGGNQPALGKSLREAADTYRRRAVRRADWLRLYFPMLVTLGIGGTVTALYALSLFIPWTTMLYDLSKP, encoded by the coding sequence ATGGCCGGACCGATCACGCTCGACGAATTGATCGCGCTGAACGACGAGATTCTCGCGCTCGTCCGAGCCGGGGTTCCACTCGAGCAGGGGCTGGCCGACGTGGGGCACGACGTGCGCGGCAGCCTGGGGCGAATCAGCTCGATGCTCTCCGAGCGGATGCAGCGCGGGGAATCGTTACCGCAGGCCCTCTCCGCCAGTCAGGAGCAGTTTCCGCCGCTGTATCGGGCGATCGTCGAGGCCGGGATCCGTTCCGGGCGGCTCGCCGCGGCGCTCGAAGAGATGAGCGGCAGCGTGCGGCGGCTGGCCGCGCTGCGGCGACTGGTCGTGCTGGCAATGGTCTATCCGCTGCTCGTGTTTTTCATTTGTTACGGGCTGTTTCTGTACTTTGCCCTGAAAGTCGCGCCGACGCTCCTGTCTGCCGCGCCGATGCCGCATCCGCCGGCGATTGTCCGAGCGATCAGCCATGTACGCGATGGGATCGAGTGGTGGGGACCGATTTTGCCGACGATCGTATTGACCGCGGCCATCCTCTGGTTCTATCGCTCGCGGCGAGCGCTGGTGCTGGAGGCGGGCGGGGCGGCGCGGTTTTTCGCCTGGGTCCCGTCATTTCGACGGTTGTTGCTTGAGAGCCGCACGGCAGGATTTGCCGACACGCTCGCGCTCCTGGTCGATCATCAAGTGCCGCTGACCGAGGCGGTCGTGCTCTCGGCCAAGTGCAGCGGCGACGCGCGGCTGATCTTGGCCGCCAAGCAGCTTGCCGCGGACGTTGCGGATGGAATTGTCGCCGGCGCCGGCGCTCCGTCGGGTGCTGATCGCGGCGCGAATCCAATTGATATTCCGCCGCTGTTGCGCTGGTTGATCGCGACGGGCGGGAATCAGCCGGCGCTCGGCAAATCGCTGCGCGAAGCGGCGGACACGTATCGCCGCCGGGCGGTGCGGCGGGCCGACTGGCTCCGGCTCTACTTCCCGATGCTGGTGACGCTCGGCATCGGCGGGACCGTGACCGCGCTCTATGCCCTGAGTCTGTTTATCCCCTGGACGACCATGCTCTACGATCTGTCGAAGCCGTGA
- a CDS encoding sigma-70 family RNA polymerase sigma factor: protein MDVLSPEAVTRLWDEHRAALVLYARQWCDGPEDVVQEAFLLLARQPVAPDNLVGWIYRVVRNRAINVARSGSRRSRRETASAARGQPWFDSADADRLDAQAATDALRILPADQREAIVARLWGGLSFEEIAHLSGTSMSTAYRNYERGLAALRERLGWTCQEKKTAAKI from the coding sequence ATGGATGTTCTCAGCCCGGAAGCTGTGACGCGGCTATGGGACGAGCATCGCGCGGCCCTGGTGCTTTACGCGCGCCAATGGTGCGACGGGCCCGAGGATGTCGTGCAGGAGGCATTCTTGCTGTTGGCTCGGCAGCCCGTGGCGCCGGATAACCTCGTGGGTTGGATATATCGCGTGGTGCGGAACCGGGCGATCAACGTCGCACGGTCCGGCTCGCGGCGATCCCGTCGCGAGACCGCCTCGGCCGCCCGCGGGCAGCCGTGGTTCGATTCGGCCGACGCGGACCGGCTCGACGCCCAAGCGGCAACTGACGCGCTCAGAATACTCCCCGCGGACCAGCGCGAGGCGATTGTGGCCCGGCTATGGGGCGGGCTGTCGTTCGAGGAAATCGCCCACTTGAGCGGAACCTCGATGAGCACGGCCTATCGAAACTATGAACGAGGGCTGGCGGCCTTGCGAGAAAGGTTGGGTTGGACATGCCAAGAAAAAAAAACGGCAGCGAAGATCTAA
- the recQ gene encoding DNA helicase RecQ, producing the protein MPISPPPPSQGDRIAEVVHRYWGFDSLRPLQPEAIGAALAGRDSLVVMPTGGGKSLCYQVPSLIDDSLDIVVSPLISLMKDQVDGLRTCGYPAACLHSGLSAEERREVEAGLAERKFRLLFLAPERLVNDWFLQLVARMNVRRFAIDEAHCISHWGHDFRPEYRQLSVLRQRFPQASLHAFTATATPQVRDDIVTQLGLRDPEMLVGRFDRPNLIYRILPLVDRAEQTIEVLRRHEGEAAIVYCLSRKDTEQMVATLKANGIRAAHYHAGLTPEQRHRAQEAFSEERLDVVVATVAFGMGIDRSNVRCVLHAAMPKSIEHYQQETGRAGRDGLEAECVLLYTAADVIRWESLVEFSAKDAPEPAKIIAAQMRLVKQIQRLCNSPTCRHKTLSEHFGQAYENPNCGACDVCLGEVEGLEDATVTAQKILSCIARTGERFGVGHIVDVLQGSDTERIRSFGHDQQSTYGLLKEMPKKQLQSMVYQLVDHGLVARSEGDRPVLSLNDESWAVMRGQREVRLVRAKKAFTAKTRSAEESWEGVDRGLFDHLRQWRKRIAAERRIPPFTVMHDSTLMELARIRPTTIEHVRGVSGIGEKRLADLGAELASVIEAYCEQHGVTKNQGSAVRAINRPKQPNETKQAAFLMFQQGRTIAEVMACAGRAQSTVVEYLSEFIETCRPAKIDAWVAPAAYKRVVAAAADAETPRLKPLFERLGGEVPYEEIRLVLTHLRTRSDA; encoded by the coding sequence ATGCCGATTTCGCCGCCACCGCCGAGCCAGGGGGACCGCATCGCCGAGGTGGTCCATCGCTATTGGGGCTTTGATAGTCTGCGGCCGTTGCAGCCGGAGGCGATCGGGGCGGCGCTGGCGGGGCGCGATTCGCTGGTGGTGATGCCGACTGGCGGTGGCAAGTCGCTTTGCTATCAAGTGCCGTCGCTGATCGACGACTCGCTCGATATCGTCGTTTCGCCCCTGATCTCGCTGATGAAGGACCAGGTAGACGGCTTGCGCACGTGCGGCTATCCGGCGGCCTGCCTGCATAGCGGGCTTTCGGCCGAGGAGCGCCGCGAAGTCGAGGCCGGGCTGGCCGAGCGGAAGTTCCGCCTCTTGTTTCTCGCCCCCGAACGGCTGGTGAACGACTGGTTCCTGCAATTGGTCGCCCGGATGAATGTGCGGCGGTTCGCGATCGACGAGGCGCATTGCATCAGCCATTGGGGTCACGATTTTCGCCCCGAGTATCGGCAGCTTTCCGTGCTCCGCCAGCGGTTCCCGCAAGCCAGCCTGCACGCCTTCACGGCCACCGCCACGCCGCAGGTGCGCGACGACATCGTGACCCAGCTTGGCCTCCGCGATCCGGAAATGCTCGTTGGCCGATTCGATCGCCCGAACTTGATCTATCGCATTCTGCCGCTCGTCGATCGAGCCGAGCAGACGATCGAAGTCCTGCGCCGCCATGAGGGCGAGGCAGCCATCGTCTATTGCCTGAGCCGCAAGGACACCGAGCAGATGGTTGCCACGCTCAAGGCCAACGGCATCCGCGCGGCCCACTACCACGCCGGTTTGACTCCCGAGCAGCGGCATCGCGCGCAGGAGGCCTTTTCCGAGGAGCGGCTCGATGTGGTCGTGGCAACCGTCGCCTTTGGCATGGGGATCGACCGGAGCAACGTCCGCTGCGTGCTCCATGCGGCGATGCCCAAGTCGATCGAGCACTATCAACAAGAAACGGGCCGGGCCGGGCGCGACGGACTCGAAGCGGAATGCGTGCTGCTCTACACGGCCGCCGACGTGATCCGCTGGGAATCGCTCGTCGAGTTCAGCGCCAAAGACGCCCCGGAACCGGCGAAGATCATCGCCGCCCAGATGCGGTTGGTCAAGCAGATTCAGCGGCTCTGCAATTCGCCCACCTGCCGGCACAAGACGCTCTCCGAGCATTTCGGCCAGGCTTACGAAAACCCCAATTGCGGCGCTTGCGATGTCTGCCTCGGCGAGGTCGAAGGTTTGGAAGACGCGACGGTCACGGCCCAAAAGATTCTCTCCTGCATCGCCCGTACCGGCGAGCGATTCGGCGTCGGGCATATTGTCGACGTGTTGCAAGGTTCTGACACCGAGCGAATCCGCAGCTTCGGACACGATCAACAGAGCACCTACGGCCTGCTCAAGGAGATGCCCAAAAAACAACTGCAAAGCATGGTCTACCAATTGGTCGATCACGGCCTGGTCGCGCGATCCGAGGGAGATCGGCCGGTGCTCTCGCTCAACGACGAATCGTGGGCCGTGATGCGCGGGCAGCGCGAAGTGCGCTTGGTGCGAGCAAAGAAAGCCTTCACCGCCAAGACCCGCTCGGCCGAGGAATCCTGGGAGGGAGTCGATCGCGGGCTGTTCGATCACTTGCGCCAGTGGCGGAAGCGGATTGCCGCGGAGCGAAGAATTCCGCCGTTCACGGTGATGCACGATAGCACGCTGATGGAGTTGGCCCGCATCCGCCCGACGACGATCGAGCATGTGCGAGGCGTGTCGGGCATCGGTGAGAAGCGGTTGGCCGATCTGGGCGCGGAGTTGGCGTCGGTCATCGAGGCGTATTGCGAGCAGCACGGCGTGACGAAAAATCAAGGCTCGGCCGTCCGTGCGATCAACCGACCGAAGCAGCCGAACGAGACCAAGCAGGCCGCGTTCCTGATGTTCCAGCAAGGTCGCACGATCGCGGAAGTGATGGCCTGCGCCGGCCGCGCGCAGAGCACGGTCGTCGAGTATCTGAGCGAGTTCATCGAGACTTGCCGGCCAGCGAAGATCGATGCTTGGGTCGCGCCGGCCGCTTACAAGCGGGTGGTGGCCGCAGCCGCGGACGCCGAAACGCCGCGCCTCAAGCCGCTCTTCGAGCGCCTCGGCGGCGAAGTCCCCTACGAAGAAATCCGGCTCGTGCTGACCCACCTCCGCACCCGATCGGATGCATGA
- a CDS encoding PQQ-binding-like beta-propeller repeat protein, whose product MSIETTSPDVSDGSSPPPAAAIKPMRVWPAVVLIVAFWAVRALPQFVDMTISSQFFTSFIPALLLCLLFSIWWLTGRGIRLADRFIGFAALVCGCWLAVRFSDPSIGLFTVLIYAVPIGFTIWTAWLLLGGKRSATVRKWGAVLAMLPIWILFGLLRMDGLDGELHADMHWRWTPSAEERYKAELARKDAEKKTNPQPVETPASPLVFRPGDWSGLRGPDRNGEVHGVQIATDWEKSPPKQIWRAKIGPAWSSFVVIGDRLFTQEQRDKNEAVDCLDAATGREIWVHEDKDRYWDSQGGAGPRGTPVFDGGRIYSLGATGILNCLDAATGELKWTRKIADDAKTTVPMWGYSGSPLVVGDLVIVYAGGGDKGLAAYHATNGEPAWTAPTGTLGYSSPQLVSIGGENQVLSFDDSGVIAVDPATGAVRWRHDAPSHGWRAVQPHLFGDRQVLFGSEDLGLVLVGLTKAEQAWTATQRWTTKNLKPAYNDFVVLDGSIYGFDGGIFCCVDAKTGERHWKGGHYGHGQVLLLTDQRLLLVLSETGEVVLLAANPQKLEELGKFQALEGKTWNNPAIAHGRLYVRNDQEMACYQLMPNDEARMTKE is encoded by the coding sequence ATGAGCATTGAAACCACCTCGCCAGACGTTTCCGACGGTTCCTCTCCACCCCCAGCCGCGGCTATCAAGCCGATGCGCGTTTGGCCTGCGGTCGTGCTGATCGTGGCATTCTGGGCCGTGCGCGCGCTGCCGCAGTTCGTCGACATGACGATCAGCTCGCAGTTCTTCACCAGTTTCATTCCCGCGCTGCTGCTCTGCTTGCTGTTTTCGATTTGGTGGCTGACCGGTCGCGGGATTCGGCTCGCGGATCGGTTCATTGGCTTTGCCGCACTCGTCTGTGGGTGTTGGCTGGCGGTGCGCTTTTCCGATCCGTCGATCGGTTTGTTTACGGTGCTGATCTACGCCGTGCCGATCGGCTTCACGATTTGGACCGCTTGGCTCTTGCTTGGCGGCAAGCGGTCCGCCACCGTGCGGAAGTGGGGCGCAGTGCTGGCGATGCTGCCGATTTGGATTCTTTTCGGGCTGCTGCGGATGGATGGGTTGGACGGCGAACTGCACGCTGATATGCATTGGCGCTGGACCCCTTCTGCGGAGGAACGCTACAAGGCTGAGTTAGCGCGAAAAGACGCCGAAAAGAAAACCAATCCGCAACCGGTCGAAACGCCGGCCAGCCCGCTCGTATTCCGTCCCGGCGATTGGAGCGGATTGCGTGGCCCGGATCGCAACGGCGAGGTTCATGGCGTGCAGATCGCGACCGATTGGGAGAAGTCGCCGCCGAAGCAAATCTGGCGCGCGAAGATCGGTCCCGCCTGGTCTTCATTCGTCGTGATCGGCGACCGGCTGTTTACTCAAGAACAGCGCGACAAAAATGAAGCGGTTGACTGCCTCGACGCGGCCACGGGTCGCGAGATTTGGGTGCATGAAGACAAGGACCGTTATTGGGACAGCCAAGGGGGCGCCGGCCCGCGCGGCACGCCCGTGTTCGACGGCGGCCGAATCTATTCGCTCGGGGCGACCGGCATTTTGAATTGTCTCGATGCCGCGACCGGCGAACTGAAGTGGACGCGAAAGATCGCCGACGACGCCAAGACGACCGTGCCGATGTGGGGATATTCCGGCTCGCCGCTGGTTGTTGGCGACTTGGTGATCGTTTACGCCGGCGGCGGCGACAAGGGACTCGCGGCTTACCATGCGACCAACGGCGAACCGGCCTGGACGGCGCCGACTGGCACGCTCGGCTACAGTTCGCCCCAGCTCGTTTCGATCGGCGGCGAAAATCAGGTCCTGTCGTTCGATGATAGCGGCGTGATCGCGGTTGATCCGGCGACCGGCGCCGTCCGCTGGCGGCACGACGCGCCTTCGCACGGCTGGCGGGCGGTGCAGCCGCATCTGTTCGGCGATCGGCAAGTGTTGTTCGGCTCCGAAGATCTAGGGCTTGTGCTGGTCGGCCTCACAAAAGCTGAGCAGGCGTGGACCGCAACCCAGCGCTGGACCACAAAGAACCTGAAGCCGGCATACAACGACTTCGTCGTCCTCGACGGTTCTATCTACGGCTTCGACGGCGGCATCTTCTGTTGCGTCGATGCCAAGACGGGCGAGCGCCACTGGAAAGGCGGGCATTACGGCCATGGCCAGGTGCTGCTGCTGACCGATCAGCGGTTGCTGTTGGTGCTTTCGGAAACCGGCGAGGTCGTCCTGTTGGCCGCCAATCCGCAAAAGCTCGAAGAACTCGGCAAATTCCAGGCGCTCGAGGGCAAGACCTGGAACAATCCGGCCATCGCCCACGGCCGGCTCTATGTGCGCAACGACCAGGAAATGGCCTGCTACCAGCTAATGCCTAATGACGAAGCCCGAATGACGAAGGAATGA
- a CDS encoding ABC transporter permease, which produces MVKEFSNPPYSDWLLDAVLRYLGVVGLVGLMGLILGFLIAAVRYGPLPAGDMIYRLLASAAVDLVRFSPRRVFALARLAVQESIRRRVWVALVVFGLILLFAGWFLNPSSSDPEQLASFEVAKLYINFVLTATTYLVMLLALFLSAFSLPADIKNRTIYTVVTKPVRTGEIVLGRMLGFSAIGTALLVVMGAASYVFVSRTLDHTHELTAADLTDAPSWLGTPGGKKEGKTSFAHGHFHHVTLDADGNGVTDAAQGHFHRVHAEKVGDQVRYVVGPPEDELVARVPIYVDAADPASFRFLDRSGKEGKGINVGKEWTYRMFLDGGSPMSAIWTFKGITREAFPDGKLPLEMYLRVFRTFKGEIADEKRGNRTVGILGSLVLRNPQQPTMKTVGKIFEVKDQMIDKQTLPAVMEREVEGQYKAIGLFKDTSSKGGEHADDCLVSDDGRLEVILQCLSPSQYIGVARDDVYIKAADGSYTWNFCKGYFGIWIQMVLVVGFGVMFSTFLSGPVAMLGTLASIVLGFFTLDVSNLFKAVIEHNYKLVPGGGPIESLVRIFGQKTITLELEPTLAVQVVQFMDKVIMTMMKAVVDVLPNFNDFSNTQFVADGFDVPWNRLLEQATTGFGFVLALFLAGHIFLRMRELAK; this is translated from the coding sequence ATGGTCAAAGAATTCTCCAACCCGCCTTATTCCGACTGGCTCCTCGATGCCGTGCTGCGTTACTTGGGCGTGGTGGGGTTGGTCGGGCTGATGGGGTTGATCTTGGGCTTCTTGATCGCCGCGGTGCGGTATGGCCCGTTGCCGGCGGGCGACATGATCTACCGACTGCTTGCGTCGGCGGCGGTGGATTTGGTGCGGTTCTCGCCGCGGCGGGTCTTTGCGCTGGCCCGCTTGGCCGTGCAAGAATCGATTCGCCGGCGAGTGTGGGTGGCCCTAGTGGTCTTTGGGCTGATTTTGCTTTTCGCCGGCTGGTTTCTCAACCCTTCGTCTTCCGACCCGGAACAGTTGGCGTCGTTCGAGGTAGCCAAGCTCTATATCAATTTCGTGCTGACGGCGACGACGTACCTCGTGATGCTGCTGGCGCTGTTCTTAAGCGCCTTCAGCCTGCCGGCCGACATCAAGAACCGGACGATCTACACCGTGGTCACCAAGCCGGTGCGGACCGGCGAAATCGTGCTCGGACGGATGCTCGGATTCTCTGCGATCGGCACGGCGCTATTGGTCGTGATGGGGGCGGCCAGCTATGTGTTCGTCAGCCGCACGCTCGATCATACGCACGAATTGACGGCCGCCGATCTGACCGACGCGCCGAGCTGGCTGGGAACGCCCGGCGGAAAGAAAGAGGGGAAAACGTCCTTCGCGCACGGCCATTTCCATCATGTCACGCTCGACGCCGACGGCAACGGCGTGACCGACGCGGCCCAAGGGCATTTTCACCGCGTCCACGCGGAGAAAGTCGGCGATCAGGTTCGCTATGTCGTTGGCCCGCCCGAGGATGAACTTGTTGCGAGAGTTCCGATCTACGTTGACGCTGCCGACCCCGCTAGTTTTCGATTTCTCGATCGGTCCGGCAAAGAGGGGAAGGGGATCAACGTCGGCAAGGAGTGGACTTACCGCATGTTTCTCGACGGCGGCAGTCCGATGTCGGCCATCTGGACGTTCAAAGGCATTACCCGCGAGGCGTTTCCAGACGGTAAGCTGCCGCTGGAAATGTACCTCCGCGTCTTTCGCACTTTCAAAGGCGAGATCGCCGACGAAAAGCGCGGCAACCGCACTGTCGGCATCCTGGGCAGCCTCGTGCTCCGCAATCCGCAGCAGCCGACCATGAAGACGGTCGGCAAGATATTCGAAGTCAAGGACCAGATGATCGACAAGCAAACGCTCCCCGCGGTCATGGAGCGCGAAGTCGAGGGCCAATACAAAGCCATCGGGTTGTTCAAAGACACATCCAGCAAAGGGGGCGAGCACGCGGACGATTGCCTGGTGAGCGACGACGGCCGGTTGGAGGTCATTCTGCAGTGCCTTTCCCCGTCGCAATACATCGGCGTGGCGCGCGACGACGTCTATATCAAAGCCGCCGACGGTTCCTACACTTGGAACTTTTGCAAGGGCTACTTCGGGATCTGGATTCAAATGGTGTTGGTGGTCGGTTTCGGGGTGATGTTCAGCACCTTCCTGAGCGGCCCCGTGGCGATGCTCGGCACCCTGGCTTCGATCGTGCTGGGATTCTTCACCCTCGACGTGAGCAATCTGTTCAAGGCCGTCATCGAGCACAACTATAAGCTGGTGCCCGGTGGCGGGCCGATCGAGTCGTTAGTCCGCATCTTCGGTCAAAAGACGATCACGCTTGAACTCGAACCTACGCTCGCGGTCCAGGTGGTCCAATTCATGGATAAGGTGATCATGACCATGATGAAGGCGGTGGTCGACGTGCTGCCGAATTTCAACGACTTTAGCAACACGCAGTTTGTCGCCGATGGTTTCGACGTCCCCTGGAACCGCTTACTCGAGCAGGCGACCACTGGCTTCGGCTTCGTCCTGGCCCTATTCCTGGCCGGCCACATTTTCCTCCGCATGCGCGAATTAGCAAAGTAG
- a CDS encoding ABC transporter ATP-binding protein: MATQVAPAPVKPAVDDVVVETRNLSKVYRDFWGRQKVRALKALDLTIHRGEIFGLLGPNGSGKTTTIKLLLGLLFPTTGQALVFGRDATDVSKNERLGFLPEESYLYRFLNAEETLDFYGRLFNMPSEVRRERTARLIDMVGLNWAKRRQLREYSKGMTRRIGLAQALINDPELILLDEPTSGLDPIGTREMKDLILKLKEEGKTIVMCSHLLADVQDVCDRIAILHQGELKELGRVDSLLRVRDVTQIRAGGLSDEAKAEIRAVIERYQGRLDSMDNPTSTLEELFLSIVRDSEARPGRRGGMPNDG, translated from the coding sequence ATGGCAACTCAGGTCGCGCCCGCCCCGGTCAAGCCGGCCGTCGACGATGTCGTCGTCGAAACGCGAAACCTCTCCAAGGTCTACCGCGACTTTTGGGGACGGCAGAAAGTCCGAGCACTCAAGGCCCTCGATCTGACGATCCACCGCGGCGAAATCTTCGGCCTGCTGGGTCCGAACGGCTCGGGGAAGACCACGACAATCAAGCTGCTCCTCGGTCTGCTCTTTCCGACTACCGGGCAGGCCCTGGTTTTCGGACGCGACGCCACCGATGTGAGCAAGAATGAGCGGCTGGGATTCTTGCCCGAGGAATCGTATCTCTATCGCTTCTTGAATGCCGAAGAGACGCTCGATTTCTACGGCCGGCTGTTCAACATGCCCTCCGAAGTGCGCCGCGAGCGGACGGCCCGGCTGATCGACATGGTAGGCCTGAATTGGGCCAAGCGGCGGCAGTTGCGCGAGTATTCCAAGGGGATGACCCGGCGAATCGGCCTCGCGCAGGCGCTCATCAACGATCCTGAGCTGATCCTGCTCGACGAGCCGACCAGCGGGCTGGACCCGATCGGCACGCGCGAGATGAAGGACCTGATCTTGAAGCTCAAGGAGGAGGGAAAGACGATCGTGATGTGCAGCCATCTATTGGCCGACGTGCAGGACGTTTGCGATCGGATCGCCATTTTGCACCAAGGCGAGCTGAAAGAATTGGGGCGCGTCGATAGCCTGTTGCGAGTTCGCGACGTGACGCAAATCCGCGCCGGCGGCTTGAGCGACGAGGCCAAGGCCGAGATCCGCGCCGTGATCGAGCGGTATCAAGGACGTCTCGATTCCATGGACAATCCGACCTCGACGCTCGAGGAACTGTTCCTCTCGATCGTCCGAGACAGCGAAGCCAGGCCGGGACGGCGAGGTGGAATGCCGAATGACGGCTGA
- a CDS encoding DUF1559 domain-containing protein: MAKKHRQAFTLVELLVVIAIIGILIALLLPAIQAARESARKTQCANNLRQIGLAMENFQSGKRHFPAGYLATIPYSDGASDTSPGWGWGTAILPFIEENSVFKQISFPAPIEAPTNAVAVRSLIPLYRCPSDFSPQTGFAVSDGSGNTLATAAPSSYAACCGGDESDVTAQTGAGIFFRNSQTTIAQITDGTSKTILIGERAWANTNGIWVGAIAHALCRRGEQNPCPGTEAVTAPAATLVLAHCHLNNATNDADGALDDFSSRHADGSNFVLADGSVHFVQSVPVDAGAGKYTPDGLIFQALGTRAGGESIPVDWLK, encoded by the coding sequence ATGGCCAAGAAACATCGCCAAGCCTTTACTCTCGTTGAACTTCTGGTCGTGATCGCGATCATCGGGATATTGATCGCACTGCTGCTGCCCGCGATTCAGGCGGCGCGAGAATCTGCCCGCAAGACCCAATGTGCCAACAATCTCCGCCAGATTGGTTTGGCGATGGAGAACTTCCAAAGCGGCAAACGCCATTTTCCAGCCGGCTATCTGGCGACAATTCCATACTCGGACGGCGCGAGCGACACGTCGCCCGGCTGGGGTTGGGGGACGGCGATCTTGCCGTTTATCGAGGAAAACAGCGTTTTCAAGCAGATTAGTTTCCCCGCGCCGATTGAAGCCCCGACCAACGCGGTTGCCGTCCGTTCATTGATCCCTCTTTATCGCTGCCCATCGGATTTTTCCCCGCAAACAGGCTTCGCCGTGTCCGATGGTTCTGGCAATACACTGGCGACGGCTGCACCTTCGAGTTATGCCGCGTGCTGCGGTGGCGATGAGTCGGACGTGACCGCGCAAACCGGCGCGGGAATCTTCTTTCGAAACAGCCAGACAACCATCGCGCAGATCACCGACGGCACGAGCAAAACAATCCTCATCGGCGAAAGAGCTTGGGCCAATACGAATGGAATCTGGGTCGGTGCGATTGCCCACGCCCTCTGCCGTCGCGGCGAGCAGAATCCTTGTCCCGGCACCGAAGCGGTTACCGCTCCGGCCGCCACGCTCGTTTTGGCACACTGTCATTTGAACAATGCGACCAACGACGCGGATGGCGCGCTGGACGACTTCTCAAGCCGTCACGCCGACGGCTCGAATTTCGTTCTCGCCGATGGCTCCGTTCATTTCGTGCAAAGCGTTCCGGTTGATGCCGGTGCCGGCAAATACACTCCCGACGGCCTCATCTTTCAGGCCCTGGGAACCAGGGCGGGCGGAGAATCGATTCCTGTCGATTGGCTGAAATAG
- a CDS encoding folylpolyglutamate synthase/dihydrofolate synthase family protein, with amino-acid sequence MAHSIQVGQAMHQTASSSYHSALEFLLSRIDYERATMVPYRRREFHLDRMHDLLGRLGNPHLALKVVHIAGTKGKGSTAAMTAAMLTAAGYRTGLYTSPHLDRVEERLMIDGCPCTPGQFIALLDRLRPVVEAIDDEGTGADAQIRDGFFGPTYFEITTAMAFLHFAEERTDVAVIEVGLGGRLDSTNVVRPLVSVITSISFDHMKQLGSSLDAIAREKAGIIKPGVPVVSGVLADEARRAITEIGRERGSTISQLGVDFDFTYRPPHELDSAAALGEIDFRFPQLNSDGRCGNLKLALLGRHQASNAAVALATIAELRRQGWNVPESAVRRGLAETRCPARIDLVSRRPTIVIDTAHNLASIRSLVETLDESFSSRRQLLLFAATQEKQVREMMEILLPRFDRVILTRYWNNPRGMPLEHLAELAAQVSSVPQEVFPTPSEAWRRIRQLTTPEHLVCVTGSFFLAAEIRAQIDAANGPLGLDS; translated from the coding sequence ATGGCCCATTCGATTCAAGTCGGACAAGCCATGCACCAAACCGCCTCCAGCAGCTATCATTCGGCGCTCGAATTCTTGCTGAGCCGGATCGACTACGAGCGGGCGACGATGGTGCCCTATCGCCGGCGCGAGTTCCATCTCGATCGCATGCACGATCTGCTTGGCCGGCTCGGCAACCCGCACTTGGCGCTCAAGGTCGTTCACATTGCGGGCACCAAGGGGAAAGGCTCGACGGCGGCTATGACGGCCGCGATGCTCACGGCGGCCGGCTATCGAACTGGCCTCTACACCTCGCCTCATCTCGATCGAGTCGAAGAGCGGTTGATGATTGACGGCTGTCCTTGCACGCCGGGGCAATTCATCGCGCTCTTGGATCGGCTGCGGCCGGTTGTCGAGGCAATCGACGACGAAGGGACCGGCGCGGACGCCCAGATTCGCGACGGATTCTTCGGGCCGACGTATTTCGAGATTACCACGGCGATGGCCTTTTTGCACTTCGCTGAAGAACGAACTGACGTCGCCGTGATCGAAGTGGGGCTCGGCGGACGGCTCGATTCGACGAATGTCGTCCGGCCGCTAGTCTCCGTCATCACCAGCATCAGCTTCGACCACATGAAGCAGCTCGGCTCGAGTCTCGACGCCATTGCCCGCGAGAAGGCCGGCATCATCAAGCCGGGCGTGCCGGTCGTCAGCGGCGTGCTGGCCGACGAGGCACGTCGTGCGATCACTGAAATTGGCCGCGAGCGCGGATCGACGATCTCGCAACTCGGCGTCGATTTTGATTTCACTTATCGACCGCCGCATGAGCTGGACAGCGCCGCAGCGCTCGGCGAAATCGACTTTCGCTTCCCGCAACTTAATAGCGACGGCCGCTGCGGCAATCTGAAACTCGCGCTGTTGGGCCGGCATCAAGCCTCGAACGCCGCGGTGGCGCTGGCGACGATCGCGGAACTACGGCGGCAGGGCTGGAACGTGCCCGAGTCGGCGGTCCGCCGCGGGCTCGCGGAGACGCGCTGCCCGGCGCGCATCGATTTGGTTTCGCGGCGGCCGACGATCGTGATCGACACGGCGCACAACCTGGCCTCGATCCGCTCGCTGGTCGAAACGCTCGACGAGAGTTTTTCGTCCAGGCGGCAGTTGTTGCTCTTCGCCGCCACGCAGGAAAAGCAGGTCCGCGAGATGATGGAGATCCTGCTGCCGCGTTTCGATCGCGTGATCCTGACTCGCTATTGGAACAATCCGCGCGGGATGCCACTGGAACATCTGGCCGAGCTGGCCGCGCAGGTTTCGAGCGTTCCGCAGGAAGTCTTTCCGACGCCGAGCGAGGCATGGCGCCGGATCCGACAGCTCACCACGCCAGAGCATTTGGTGTGCGTAACCGGATCGTTCTTTCTGGCTGCCGAGATTCGCGCTCAAATCGACGCGGCGAACGGCCCTCTCGGACTCGACAGTTGA